Part of the Catalinimonas alkaloidigena genome is shown below.
TTTCCAGGCTTTCTATCCGATCTACCTCACCCGCTTTGATCTCTTCTGAAGCTGTAGCTTTGTTCATATCAATACTGGCATTACGCTCACGTATATACGCTTCGTCCAGCAGCATATCCATAGGCACATCATAGTAGGCAAGGTCACCCATATGCTCTGCCCGGTCGGCATAGGACCTTCTTTGCAGTTCTGTCATAAGGTGAATACTTTCAGAAGTATTATGGCCTAAGCTTTTTAGCTCGTAATCATTTGAGCCTTTAAGCAATTGCACGATGATGATGCCACCGCTGCTGGAAGGTGGCATAGAAATGATGTTAAAGCTATCTCTGTACACTCCCTGAATGGGTTCTCTCCATACTGATTGATAGTTTCTCAGGTCTTCCAGGGAGATAATCCCTCTCCCTTCCTGCATTTCATCAACAATTAGTTTTGCAGTTTCTCCCTCATAAAAGCCTTTCCTTCCCTGATCACGGATCCTGCTGAGCGTAGCAGCCAGATCTTTCTGTACCAGTCTATCCCCCTGCTTCCACAAACTGTCTTTGATCAAAATCATATCGGCATCATTCCATGCTTTGAACCTATCCATCGCATCATTAAAGGTAGAGGCATCGTATGCTGTCACGGCAAAGCCGCTATCGGCTACATCTATGGCTGGCTGTATCAACTCGGCAAATGGAAGTGTCGCAAACTTCTGGTGAATCTGCTCCATACCATCTACGGTGCCGGGTGTGCAGGCGGCAAGATGTCCGTAAAGGGCCTGCTGGTTCATGACCGAGTCATTTTCATCCAGAAACATATCACGGGAAGCCTGAGCAGGAGCAGTTTCTCTAAAATCAAGAGCCCCTTTTTCTCCTTCAGCCGTACGATAGACCATATAGCCTCCCCCGCCAATGTTACCTGCTTTCGGTAATACCACTGCCAGTGC
Proteins encoded:
- the ggt gene encoding gamma-glutamyltransferase, coding for MKLPKKESEGVVAPNGMVVSAHPIATQIGLNVLKKGGNAFDAAIAVKYALAVVLPKAGNIGGGGYMVYRTAEGEKGALDFRETAPAQASRDMFLDENDSVMNQQALYGHLAACTPGTVDGMEQIHQKFATLPFAELIQPAIDVADSGFAVTAYDASTFNDAMDRFKAWNDADMILIKDSLWKQGDRLVQKDLAATLSRIRDQGRKGFYEGETAKLIVDEMQEGRGIISLEDLRNYQSVWREPIQGVYRDSFNIISMPPSSSGGIIIVQLLKGSNDYELKSLGHNTSESIHLMTELQRRSYADRAEHMGDLAYYDVPMDMLLDEAYIRERNASIDMNKATASEEIKAGEVDRIESLETTHFSIVDKEGNAVSITTTLVAYFGNKVMVDGAGFFLNNEMNNFSLKPGFPNIFGLIGGEANSIAPGKRMLSSMSPTIVEKNGDLFMVLGTPGGSTIINVIYQNIINVIDYGMTMQEAVNAKKTHSQWLPDRIVVEEGAIDSLIADQLKAKGHDLRFFEQLGRTEAILVRPDGSLEGAADVTRTGDAKALGY